A window of the Flavobacterium sangjuense genome harbors these coding sequences:
- the sucD gene encoding succinate--CoA ligase subunit alpha, whose protein sequence is MSVLVNKNSKIIVQGFTGSEGTFHASQMIEYGTNVVGGVTPGKGGTTHLDKPVFNTVKDAVEKAGADTSIIFVPPAFAADAIMEAADAGIKVIIAITEGIPVADMIKAYEYIKERDCRLIGPNCPGVITPEEAKVGIMPGFVFKKGTVGIVSKSGTLTYEAADQVVKQGMGITTAIGIGGDPIIGTTTKEAVELLMNDPETKCIVMIGEIGGQLEADAAKWIKADGNRKPVVGFIAGETAPKGRTMGHAGAIVGGADDTAEAKKRIMRECGIHVVDSPAEIGKKVKEVMG, encoded by the coding sequence ATGAGCGTTTTAGTTAATAAAAATTCAAAAATAATAGTTCAAGGATTTACAGGAAGCGAAGGAACTTTTCATGCTTCACAAATGATTGAATATGGTACTAATGTTGTTGGTGGAGTAACGCCAGGAAAAGGTGGTACAACCCATTTAGACAAACCGGTTTTCAATACCGTAAAAGATGCTGTTGAAAAGGCCGGAGCTGATACTTCTATTATTTTTGTTCCGCCGGCTTTCGCTGCTGATGCTATTATGGAAGCTGCAGATGCTGGTATCAAAGTGATTATTGCTATCACTGAAGGTATTCCTGTAGCGGATATGATTAAGGCGTATGAATATATCAAAGAAAGAGATTGCCGATTAATCGGTCCAAACTGCCCAGGAGTTATCACTCCGGAAGAAGCAAAAGTTGGTATTATGCCGGGCTTTGTTTTCAAAAAAGGAACTGTTGGGATTGTTTCTAAATCGGGAACCTTAACTTATGAAGCAGCTGATCAGGTGGTGAAACAAGGTATGGGAATTACAACGGCTATCGGAATTGGTGGTGATCCAATCATTGGAACAACAACTAAAGAAGCTGTTGAATTATTGATGAATGACCCTGAAACCAAATGCATCGTGATGATTGGTGAAATTGGAGGTCAATTGGAAGCTGATGCTGCCAAATGGATAAAAGCTGATGGTAACCGCAAACCGGTTGTTGGTTTTATCGCTGGAGAAACTGCTCCAAAAGGTAGAACAATGGGACATGCAGGTGCAATTGTTGGTGGGGCTGATGATACAGCAGAAGCTAAGAAACGCATCATGAGAGAATGTGGTATTCACGTAGTGGATTCTCCTGCTGAGATTGGTAAAAAAGTAAAAGAAGTGATGGGATAA
- a CDS encoding nuclear transport factor 2 family protein: MSAKEIVQEFYKSDALLESETVAKLLHNDVVLEWHSSKGFLKLKHQEIIDLTTELGKAYVRSKARITHIMEDGNTVSVRYSHYVKTIENPREEMLLAHFMVIWELKNNKLYRGYQMSQL, from the coding sequence ATGAGCGCTAAAGAAATCGTTCAGGAATTTTACAAATCAGATGCTTTGCTGGAAAGCGAAACTGTTGCCAAACTTTTGCATAATGATGTAGTTTTGGAGTGGCACAGTTCTAAAGGTTTTCTGAAACTTAAACACCAAGAGATAATTGATTTAACAACAGAATTAGGTAAAGCTTATGTTCGTTCAAAAGCCAGAATAACCCATATTATGGAAGATGGCAATACGGTTTCTGTTCGTTATTCACATTATGTAAAAACCATTGAAAACCCAAGAGAAGAGATGTTATTGGCTCACTTTATGGTTATTTGGGAATTAAAAAACAACAAGCTTTACAGAGGTTATCAAATGAGTCAGTTGTAA
- a CDS encoding UDP-3-O-(3-hydroxymyristoyl)glucosamine N-acyltransferase: MKFPKTHTLKEIAAIIGSQYVGADDFPVEGMNEIHVVTPGDIVFVDHPKYYDKALESAATIVLINKEVDCPKGKALLISDDPFRDFNTLTKHFRPFVAANASVSQSATIGENTVIQPNCFIGHNVTIGKNCLLHANVIVYDNTVIGDNVIIHSGTILGADAFYYKKRPEGFDQLLSGGRVVIEDNVGIGALCTIDKGVTGDTTIGAGTKIDNQVHVGHDTVIGKKCLIASQTGIAGCVIIEDEVTMWGQVGTTSGITIGTKAVIMGQTGVTKSVEGGKSYFGTPIEESREKLKQLANVKRIPEILNKLK; the protein is encoded by the coding sequence TTGAAATTCCCAAAAACACATACTTTAAAAGAAATCGCAGCCATCATCGGAAGCCAATATGTTGGTGCTGATGATTTTCCTGTGGAAGGCATGAACGAAATCCATGTGGTTACACCTGGAGATATTGTTTTTGTTGACCATCCAAAGTATTACGACAAAGCATTAGAATCGGCAGCGACCATTGTTTTAATTAATAAAGAAGTGGATTGCCCAAAAGGAAAAGCATTGTTGATTTCAGATGATCCTTTTAGAGATTTTAATACGTTGACAAAACATTTTCGTCCTTTTGTGGCGGCAAATGCCAGTGTTTCACAATCGGCCACTATTGGCGAAAATACAGTTATACAACCCAATTGTTTTATTGGACACAATGTAACCATTGGTAAAAATTGCCTGCTTCACGCGAATGTAATTGTCTATGATAACACTGTGATTGGCGATAATGTTATTATTCATTCGGGGACAATTTTAGGAGCAGATGCTTTTTATTATAAAAAACGTCCGGAAGGTTTTGATCAATTGCTTTCTGGTGGAAGAGTTGTAATTGAAGACAATGTTGGAATAGGAGCGTTGTGCACTATTGATAAAGGCGTTACCGGAGATACAACTATTGGAGCAGGAACCAAAATTGATAATCAGGTGCATGTTGGACACGATACTGTCATTGGTAAAAAATGCCTGATTGCTTCACAAACCGGAATTGCTGGTTGTGTAATCATTGAAGATGAAGTAACTATGTGGGGACAAGTTGGTACCACAAGCGGAATCACAATTGGAACCAAAGCGGTTATTATGGGGCAAACCGGAGTAACCAAATCGGTTGAAGGCGGAAAGAGCTATTTTGGAACACCAATCGAAGAATCAAGAGAAAAACTAAAGCAGTTGGCCAACGTTAAAAGGATACCGGAAATTTTAAACAAACTTAAATAA